The proteins below are encoded in one region of Flammeovirga kamogawensis:
- a CDS encoding beta clamp domain-containing protein, with the protein MKKISKFIEGIEFDMIESYRINRGVNIKCLLKDNSYTIIGQYDEELPNSIQDQENKLNKSAEFVVSISDKNTLDKFQSIFISKTNSEIYFSHDSPLFKDAILFYKEGKVIDGLNISFKQNIFQNLKGERLVFTKYEYEELKAYFYSKLNHSLLGWADYFGNISDKWREHRFPNSYYYNYSSKSYETTLANPILSLNTNYAHAIIETDGGAISQNQIKRLEYISHFPKRKKIFDMIFNLYNRMKVDYDLPDIIRDEDEILPNFVSLNVINIPLDDSDDILLSFKNWDEEHGLHIYINEVDQKIEFAPY; encoded by the coding sequence TGTAAATATTAAATGCCTTTTAAAAGATAATTCCTATACTATTATAGGCCAATATGATGAGGAATTACCTAATAGTATTCAAGATCAAGAAAACAAACTAAATAAGTCAGCTGAATTTGTAGTTTCAATTTCAGATAAGAATACCTTAGATAAATTCCAAAGTATCTTCATTTCAAAGACGAATTCTGAAATATACTTTAGTCATGACTCTCCATTATTTAAAGATGCTATTTTGTTCTATAAAGAAGGAAAGGTCATAGATGGACTTAATATATCTTTTAAGCAGAATATTTTCCAAAACTTGAAAGGAGAGAGGTTGGTGTTTACAAAGTATGAATATGAAGAATTGAAAGCTTATTTTTACTCAAAGTTAAATCACTCTTTATTAGGATGGGCTGACTATTTTGGAAACATTTCAGATAAATGGAGAGAACATCGATTCCCAAATTCTTACTATTACAATTATTCGTCAAAATCGTATGAAACGACACTAGCTAATCCAATTTTAAGTTTAAACACTAATTATGCACACGCAATAATCGAAACAGATGGTGGAGCCATTAGTCAAAACCAAATAAAAAGATTAGAATATATCTCACATTTTCCTAAGAGGAAGAAAATATTTGATATGATATTTAACCTTTATAATCGAATGAAGGTTGATTACGATCTTCCTGATATAATTAGAGATGAAGATGAGATTTTACCAAATTTTGTGAGTCTAAACGTAATAAATATACCACTAGATGATTCAGATGATATTTTGTTAAGTTTTAAGAATTGGGACGAAGAACATGGATTACATATTTATATTAATGAGGTAGATCAAAAAATTGAATTTGCACCATATTAA
- a CDS encoding NADAR family protein, translated as MEAKYSLEWLKIKEESNTSIKFLFFWGHTKNHKEEVGNFCFSQWYESSFTIKGITYLITEHWMMAEKARLFGDEIVYQQIINCQKPGEAKDLGRQVKNFDEEVWKKYRYEIVKIGNIYKFTEHKKMGEYLLNTQSRVLVEASPVDIIWGIGLTKDSDSSRNVHLWRGLNLLGFALMETRDFLKDNGFEIPSSLDLTSSLNY; from the coding sequence ATGGAAGCAAAATATTCTCTTGAATGGCTAAAAATTAAAGAGGAATCAAATACATCAATAAAGTTTTTATTCTTTTGGGGTCATACAAAAAATCATAAAGAAGAAGTAGGAAACTTTTGTTTTAGTCAATGGTATGAAAGCTCTTTTACAATAAAAGGTATTACTTACTTGATTACCGAACATTGGATGATGGCAGAAAAAGCTAGATTATTTGGCGATGAAATAGTGTATCAACAAATCATTAATTGTCAAAAACCTGGAGAAGCAAAAGATCTAGGTAGACAAGTAAAAAACTTTGACGAAGAGGTATGGAAAAAGTATCGTTATGAGATTGTAAAAATTGGCAATATTTATAAATTTACTGAACATAAGAAAATGGGAGAATATCTTCTAAATACCCAATCAAGAGTATTGGTTGAAGCTAGTCCTGTAGATATAATTTGGGGTATTGGTTTAACAAAAGATAGTGATTCTTCCAGAAATGTCCACCTTTGGCGAGGCTTAAATTTATTAGGCTTTGCTTTAATGGAAACAAGAGATTTTCTGAAAGATAATGGATTTGAAATACCTTCATCTTTAGATTTAACATCTTCTCTTAATTATTAA